The region cttttatcaTTGGAAAGCGGGAATGGAAATCGCCACCTAGTAGTTTGGTCACTAGGAgccctaactggtctcaaagatctgatacggggactggttgcgtaaagaaaATGTATTAGCATCCCAAATAcgtcttacctaaggtaagctgcattatttgattgtttgataaaaaatgtgttattgtatttttaattattggtctgtctatgatttaagaaaaatcattcTCAATAAgaaggtccttatcttatcgggtaaaatcCTAACCATTATAtcgtcaataaaaaaaaaaacttttttaatatcgagaatatgttttacatataaaatcataatctagatactaaaataaaagaaacaaaatatttttttggatatttttgaaatattgacttagttctcatggctttaataaattgattattaaaaccaaaatgcatgctaaaacatatattttttgttgttgtatgaaaatacgatgtgatgattttttcttatctttgagagacttggtcgtatacatgaaaacaaaatattttttttgttttataattttttgcaatgttttgatgaaaatcgggtattttaataccggatttgtatctttacggtataaaaatacaaaccaatattgcgcgaaatagattaaaaaatacacaagAAAATCACagcatttttaaaaagattttttggaattttttttaaatccaataaCATTTGGAGCCGGACCGGACTCGACCCAGAAATTTGGGCTGGGGCAGAAACGGCCCGACCCAATGTTCATTGCATGAACAGtgaacgtgaattataattcacgccCACTTTTCACTCAGTAAACaatgaagaagaataagaagaagaagaagaagaaaaggaaggggaAGGAGACTGACCTGCGGTGGAAAGTTTGGCTGCGATGAGGAGGTTCAGTCTGTGGCTCAGTAAGCTTCGGTGGAGGAAATGGTGGCTAATGTCAATTGTTGGTGACGAAAGAAGAAAAGTTGCAGAGGAGACAGGCTAAACGGTCGCGGTGGCTGTTCTGCCACTAGTGAGGATTTGGGTTCGTAAGGAGGTTGCGCTGTCGTCTGTTGATGGAGAAGAAAGGTGTCTATAGGGGCTTAGGGGTTGAAGACACGATGGGAAAGAAGGGAGTGAGGGAAATGTTGGATGAAACCGGAAATGGCTGGTTTTTTGGCTGATTTTGGACCAAATTTTCTCCATCCTTGGAGCATgaaaatcacatatttataGGTGGTGGAAGAAGGACACCTTTTCTCTTTTAGTGCCAAATTCCGGCCCTTGGTTCGACCCGAAAGCGCTCCAACCATTGCTTCAAAGAAGCAATCCATTGCTTCAAAGAAGCAATGATAAACTGATAGTTTTGTGCAGGAAAATGGCTGGTCGGGTTGGCTATTTTGGAGCGATGCCGCCGCCTATGCAGCCCTGATAATCCCAGATAGTTTATACTAGCGTGTAGTCATGTATCACATGATCATTTTCGTGCAGCTTTTATCTAATTTGATAAAGAAACGAGGCGTCAAATGCCTTAGAAAGGAGGCCCCTCAGGCAGCTTCGCTGGAGAAGAATATGAATAGTAACTTTTCTGCCAATTACgctttagtccttcaatttgtGACTTATCTCTAATTACACCCTGATTGGCttcaaaatttcaattctaTTCAATTTCACCCCGAAGAACTTCAGTTAAAGCCCTAAATTTCAATGTCTATTTCCCTTTcagtccttggtttcggatttgtTCAATTTGACTCTTGATCgatcaataaactttcaatttcttcaatttgacccctgatttgatcaatttcaaTCTCTTTATTTATGCACCTTTTCCAATttgatccttggttttggatttcttcaatcaagtctctaattggccataaaactttaatatttatgcaattaagcccttgatttgaccaaatcaactctcaaaacCTCTAATTTaacccaaaactttaatttcttccaattaaagcctaaattaacttatcttgcaatcaaacccttcataaattcaattaaacctccaataaaatttaattgagtatataaatatttgtttttggacctttcttcttcaaattgaattttctttctcaACAAGGCTCttcatttgtaaaaaatatactatcaaattttaatctttgaattttttggcCTCGTCAACCAATTTCTAGCTATTTTCTGGGTGCTCCGACATCTTATTCTcgctgttattatttttttgattttttttgtttttggtctgaatatatataaatatttttttttaaaagaaaaaaagtgaatttaaggaataacctaaaaataaGTTATGACACCTCAAAGACCTGATTTCTCCCCGAAAAACCAATTTTGTTGCTGCAATCCTATTGAGCAACACGTTCATTATCAACATCTCTATTACTAGcacaaaatcattaaaacaaattagttcaacattttatattgttttcaagAACACACCAAATcttagttttccttttcttatttgtctcgtcaataaaatataaatcaaactaaataagGCTAAAGCATTTATAATAATATGAACAACAAAATTTCCAAACAgtaaaatgtaatttaaaaatcCAACACATACCAACTTCAATCTATAACAAATTATACAAAACCCATAtgaaaattcttaaatttataaACCCTTAATTCTTTATTAATCTCTCTAGATCCTAATTTTCATTCACTTTCCCTGGAAAAGAGCATAATCATGGTTGTTACTTCAATTAGATTCAAGCCCaccaaacaaatttaaaaatatcatcttcaaTGACATGCATACTATAAAATTAGACATCATGTTTTTCAAGCAATAACTCATCCAGATCCAAAGCTtgtcaaaaaaacaaactttagtGACCCTAAAATTAGCGGGGGTATACCCAAATCTTGTTGAGCTAGCTAGCAAGATTTTTTTGCTCattaatattttcaagcaaaatataacaacaacaacaccagCAGAACCTACTATCAAAACCCAATTCAGAAAGCCATCAAAATTTGTTAGGGACATATGGTGATAAAGCTCCAATTTCCTTGTCCGGTCACATTTCTTAGCTTTCAAGAACCTAAAGGACACATATAGATTGATTATTTTAGTCCTAACTAATTGGATAGATTATATATTAATTCTCAATCTTTATACAACTGCTATAAATTCTAAAACATATATAGAGTTTTGTCTTTTCCTTGACACTCTGATGCCATTGCATTTTTCTAATGCACTCCACTCTTaagcaaatatttatttttgcttcaaaGTTATGATTGAAATTGAGATAGTACTGGGTATTCTTTAGCAACAAACAATGTGTACAAATAAATATGTGGACACCCACATGTCATTTccaacgaagaaaaaaaaacactacagcACTCCAAGGATGCAACGTGTGCTACCTTTATTTGGTAAATAAGGATGAATAGATTGGCTTTTACCTTGATAGCCATAAAGTCCCTTGGTATGGCTCTGACCGCCAGCATATTATGTAGGAGAGTTGGATACAAAATAAGCAACTGGTGACTGCTAGCAAAAAGAATGTGCAAGcaacaattaaaagaagaaggaagcaATAGATAGGGAGcaaagtttaagaaaaagaaattattagctCATCTAGAACCGGACATCCATGCGCATCAAATTGGAATCGGGAAGAGACAAAGAAAAACCCCCAAAaggattctatttttttctaaacttattTTCTTCTCTGCTACCATGTCCGTGGAAGACCTAACCACATATCTGTTACTTCTACATAGACAAACAAAAAAAGCCAGATACTTATACCTGAAAGTACTTGGAAAATCTAGAGTGGGTGGAGCTTTTGTTACAGAGTTGTGATTCCCATTTCATGCCTCTTTAGCCGTTCTtgttcaaattctaaaaaatcaagaaattaaaagaaaaactcaatccACATCAATTTCATaagcaacccaaaaaaaaaatattggatgatcataaaattgatatataacccacaaattaaaaaatcaaaaaccctAAATCAAACAACCCAACAAACATCAATtcggggaaaaaaatcaaattacctGAGAGTGAACGGAGTTGTCGTTATGAatggaagaaaagagagaaaacttgTTTGATTCCAATCAAAAGACTCGTTGCCTACGCACTCTTCTGGATGGAGAATttggatgaaaaaaagaaagaaatgatataaaatcagagagagagagagagaagagagagaaagaggctGGTatggggtttttttatatatatatgaatggaAAAACGACTAGACTGAAAAGACTCCATacccatgttttaattttcttgggtATCAAGAATAAATGTCTTTTCACTGTATattctaaaaatgaaaaacctaAACACTAACCTGGTTACTAACGGTTGTGGAATCATTTAcatgtttataaatttataagtgttgttttttttatgttttaaaaatatttttttatttattttaatatttttaaattattttggtattttgatattaaattaatttttttaaaataaaaaatatatatatattattttgatgtgtttttaattattttaaatactcataaaaaaacaataaataaccCTGAATTGAAggtaacatttaaaaaaaaaaccgtgaaagaattcattaatttaaaaaaaaaaaaaaaaaaggtattgctGAGTGTGACAAACCAAGTTAGCTCGCCTAACCTGTTTTGCTAGAGCCTACACGATtaggcttttaattttttttgtttgctactAGGATGAATGGGCCTGAATTTCTTTGAAAAACCTAGATTTTTGTTATTGTGGTTACTACAAGattaaagcttaatttttttctctaaaaacctattttgcaacctttttgacccaaaacatcTATAAAACACTGTAAAAACTGTGATAAACTTATTTATAACCTTAAAAAATCgtctcaaaaatcaaaatcaatctgaatccaaaaaataacccgagttcatattcattttttcatgaactttaaatgtataaaaacatataatatgaaCTCGCCTCATTAAATGGAATCATTTGACAAAAATTGATATCAAtgacatttttttctctttaccgCTGGAATTCGGTGACCTTTCTCACTCCTCTTTCAACTAAggactaaaaataataaaaataaacttttataccaaaattgaattgaaaaaatattgaggcaCTGAAATTATATAAGTTACATAGTTTTTAAAGTTTAAGGACCAACGTGCATCTTTTTGTAAAACTTATAACATACCGCTCatgtttgatgtattttttattttatctttttatttttaatcttatatttttatacgaaatcaaaatcaattggtCTTTTATTATAACTAaatcgttaaaaaaaaatttaagaattaaattaaaaaaatttatataactcatccataataatttataaaaaaataaacaataaagtcTTTTAACTTTTGTATATAGTAAGATACCCATGCTTTCTAGAGTAATTCTTAATAGTAAATTTCTGAAAACGTCCCAATTTGAAATTACCAACATCAACAAAGAAATTCCAATTTCCAAATAAGGAATATAAAAGGGTTCAAAACCCTAATATTCATAAATACTAATAATCAATCACTTTGCTCTCTATCTCTCGTCTAGGGTTACCGTTGAGATATCATCATCACTTTCGCTTGGCTCAATCAATCGATGTAATGAAGCGAGAGCGAGATCACCAGTTCGAATGTGGAATATGCGGAGCAGAAGACCGGTATCTCCTCCACAACGTCCGCCACCGTACCCCATCCTACCGCCGCCTTTGTACGAACTGTCTCTTAAAAGACCACCGTGGTCTCTTCTGCCCTTTCTGCTTTAGTGTGTATGAAGAACCACTCCCAATTGATCGATCCATGTGTAACAAATGCCCTTCCATCTCTCACAAACCTTGCATCCCTTCCAATTACCTTCACCACACTCCCTTCATCTGCCCCTCTTGCTCCTCCCCCAATTTCTCCTTCTTTAATCCTACTACAAACGGAGATTCTCCTTCCGGCAGGATCATCGATAGAGATTCCGCCAGAGCGCTTGTTGCTGCCGCCAAGATTGCTGCCGTTTCCATGACGAAAGCGGCGGCGATGGCCAAGGTTGAAGCTGAGAAAAGGGTTAAGGAAGCTACTTATGCAAAGAAGAGAGCTAGAGAAGCGCTTGAAAGGCTTGCTTATTTGGCTGCCAAAGAGAAAGAGATTATGGAGGGAAAAGGAGGAGGAAGTAATTATAATGGGCTTTATCTAGCTCCTGCTCCTCCTCCTCAGATTACAGGGAAAGTGGAgaaatgatgatgattttaCTTCTAAATAGGGTAAACTAGCGCTGCTGCTACTACTGCTTTCCTTGTCTTCTCTCTtttggttttggattcttgGTTATGATGGATGATGTTGCTATTGTTGTTAGAGatgattttcattttgtttagtttttggaCAAATTTCTGTCTCTTTTTCACTCTGAGTTTCAATCATTatctttaataacttttttacttGTATATTTTGGTGTTTAACTCACTAACTACATATATCCTTTCATCTTATCAGTCATTTTGcaagttaaatttctttctttctttcttatgcATCTTGAAAAAGTATTAATTGATTTTGCAAGCTACTAACTACTATTAAAAGAAGGAATTAGCACAGGCAATTCTGGGATTGGGACTTTATTGTGAAGTATGCCATGAAATTGTAAGTTGGAGCTGCTGAGTCTTTATGGAGTTGATTGAGAGTTGGAGTCGTAGCTGCTGAGTTTTTATGCAGTTGATTGAGTTTTGGCAGGGGCACTCTAAAGTAGAGGAAGCTAAATAACAATTTATTGTGACTATAAGTGAGTGAATTATTACATCTTCCCATCTTGTTTTGATTGAAAATGGAAATGCAACTGTCTGTCTTCTTCTCCACCTGCCTTGCCTTCCTTTATTTGTTTTCGTTGTGATTCCTTCGTTTCTGGTTTCTTTATGCGTTTCAGttcacctgtttttttttttttttattgcttagaATAATGCCAAATGAAACTTTGGAGTTTCAACAAAAACCTTTACACGCTGGCTATgctattattaatttatcttcTGGCTAAAATCAGTTCAAGTTGGGTGGTGCTGCTTCGGTTGATGGCAAATCTGCTGATATTATCTATTTCAACATATTGCTGCATGGAATCTGTTCTGTTATTACAGATTGCCTTCAAAGTTGGAAACGGGAGGACATTATCATCATCTTTATCGGAGGTGTTTTATGGCTTACAGTTACAGTGACTACTAGTACACCAACAAGGATAATTAAGAATCCTCTGACAACAACATTACCTGGTTTCgtcttgcttcttcttctttgtttcttttccctCAACTCAACTTTTACGTGTTCTGATGAATGATGGATTTGTGAATTCCCATCGAGGGGAAAGGATAAATAAGGAGAGACTAAAACCAAATAACATGAAGTTCCATTTTCTACAGACAAGGGTGTCTTAAATTAGGaagattgtatttttattttttttcagcagGATTGCACAAGTATGTTCCATTATAGGTGCTGTATCTCTGGTTTACAAGCAAAATTATCTGCTGAAGGATGAGATTTTTTAGAGGAAATGATGGCTGCTGGAGAGTTAATTTTGCAGTCCTGCAAACAATATTCTCTGAAACGAGTTCGTTCTTTGTGAATAGTCGAGAGCCAATGTTGAAATCTACCTCCTAATTAAAGTATGCTTTACAAACGTTAATGTTGTTGATGCTAATCTGATGCTCGAAGTCCCAAGTCCACAAAGATTAATCTGAGTTCTAATTAATCACTGATTTATCCCATTTTATAGTTTCAACTTGTATATTTGCGGATGGTATTAGGGGTTGCCCTTGAATCCACCGCCGATAATTTAGTAGACATTGAACAAAATATATACGTCGAATTAGCTAGCTTAATAATTGCTATTGTATAGTtagtagctagctagcttgtAATTGTTATTTGGTGCCCATCCCAAGTTACTTGATTTTGAGGGACCGAAAAAGAGAACGGAAAAGTCTTTCCTTTTTTAGTACCTGAATTCGAATAACCaatatacatattattttttccttctttcttttttcggaCCAATTTACACATGAATAGAAAAGGACTAAAcgttattatattatattataattatatataataaaactaaaagtgCCCGGTGTGTGCATTGTGGCCTATGAGGAATGCTTAGTGGATTACAATAgcaaaatcaaaatgaattttgacCTTCACAACAAAGGATAGAATGGTTTTTTTACcgggtttatttattattattatattgatggAGAAGaaattgttctttttatatttttaataaacaacaaaatgatttaaatatcttttaaaaaaatcaagtccgCTTTCATGCTAGCGAGTGAAAGGCACTTATATTATTTAGATAACATATGCGATATCTCCAGATAGTCAAATGTTATCTTCAACAAGGGTGTTAAAAACATCACATTATCCTTTTCTCGGTAGTTAGAAGTGTGTGCATGAAGGAACATTGTTTAGGCTATGTtggatatttctttttcttccttttttttctctctcatcatctttgattcttattttttttattactatttattttaattttaattttttttgaagtttttttaaattcaccccacaacattttattttattttatttttatatccaatttagtctttattttttttattgctatttttatattattttcttgatttgttttatttttccattccatccatcattgttttatttaatttaatttttatatcaaatttggtttcttttttttttattactatctgttatgtttttttttttaattttggattatttgaGATTTTGCTTCGTGAATTTTTCAGGTTTACCTATTATAGGGTAACCTTGTCTCATAATCTGCTATAGGTTTCGAATGTTAGCCTAACTTGACTTCGagtttttttaggttctttttttaaaattgatttttttatttttatcctttgataTTAGGTTATCGGGTTTTCGACTTTGTGATTTTTACTGATTTTGTTTTATAGGGTCATCATAATCTCATATCTCGGATCACGAGTTAGtcgagttaactcaagttgactcggttttttttaatgtttttattgatttttcccATATTcatctttcattattttatttaactttttttgtacaaggttatcctgatctcacAATCAGACAACAAATTTGTCATGATAACTcgagttaggttttttttgtcttattttaaaattatttttttctcaatctttcCCTCACCGTTTGATTTGTTGGTAATTAAGTTtcaagttctttttatttttctctatgagattatcttattctcattcaatttttattttaatatcaaataagatcattaagacattttaagaatatatagATGATATCTTTTCATAATattaacaaagttttttttatttgtcattgttatttttataatcatattattaaattaaccgagCTTATTAAACTTATTCGAATCAACGGCCCATATCCTAATTTTCCTTGTTGCTTTAAAAACGTTGTTGTTGCTTgggcatctttttttttacattataataaaattaaacaattataaaaataaatatttgcaaaaagagacaatgaataaaattattgagGAGAAATGTATTTATTTGACCTAAACATTGTCATTGCTtgggtatattttttttatattagaataaaaataaacatatgtaaaaaaagacaatgattaaatttattgaggagaaatgtgttttttaaacctAAATTCTATTTTCTTAGTAATAAATCTCTtgattgtttaaataaaaacatatcatgATCTTAAAGGTAGGTTTTGATGTGAACCTAAAGGGTAAGAACTCTAGAACTCACAATCAAGACAAAAAAAGCAACCtaataacactaaaaaaatagttgaaaaaagCTTGACCTAGTGATTACCTAAATCAAAGAATAATAGTTATTGGATGAAAGACCACAACTCGCtgattataggaaaaaaaaatcaagaattgaaAGTGTAAGGATGGACGCCTCAAACCTTTGATAAGTTCTTAAGAGTTCGATGAAGAACTAGGAATATGAG is a window of Populus nigra chromosome 10, ddPopNigr1.1, whole genome shotgun sequence DNA encoding:
- the LOC133704700 gene encoding uncharacterized protein LOC133704700, whose protein sequence is MKRERDHQFECGICGAEDRYLLHNVRHRTPSYRRLCTNCLLKDHRGLFCPFCFSVYEEPLPIDRSMCNKCPSISHKPCIPSNYLHHTPFICPSCSSPNFSFFNPTTNGDSPSGRIIDRDSARALVAAAKIAAVSMTKAAAMAKVEAEKRVKEATYAKKRAREALERLAYLAAKEKEIMEGKGGGSNYNGLYLAPAPPPQITGKVEK